Below is a genomic region from Burkholderia pyrrocinia.
CTGGATTGCCAGCGGCGGTGAGATCAAGGCAGGGAAGACCGATGCCACGCTGACGTACGTGCTCCAGTACAACTGCGTCCGTCCGGCAACGCGGCGCGCGGATCAAGCCGAACTATTCCGTTCGTCGCGAAATACGTCAAGACTGAACCCAAAATCACACCGGATGAAGTGAACGCCCGGGGCGACCTCTACATTTTCATATTGGTGGCCGGTCACACGCGCGAGCCCGGCTCATCATCCGTCGACAGCCGTCCGAGTGCAAGCCGGACGGCATCTTCGATCGAATGCCAGATGCGTTCCAATGCTTCCGGACCGCCATCCCGCATCGCGTGCTCGGCGCGTGCGCATGCGTCGCGCGCCTCGACGTCACCCGCCAACGCGAAGCCGCCGCGCATCGAATGCAGTTCGATGCGAAGCGTATCGGCGTCGCCGCTCGCGAGTGCGTCGCCGATCGCTGCAAGCGAATTCAGTGTTGCGTCACGCAGCGCGCGCCGCACCTCGTCGGTCATCGCGAGCGCGATGGGCGGTTGCCCGGGCGCTGACGACACCGTATTACGTCCCGCATGCCGCCGCAACGCCGCGTCGAGCGTCTCGATCGACAGCGGCTTGAGCACGACCTCCACCGCGCCGGCCTGTTCGCAGCGCCGGCGATCCTCGTCGGTCGCGTGTGCCGTCATCGCGATCACGGGCACGCGGGCACCCTGCTCGCGCAGGAAGTTCGCGAGCGCGAAGCCGTCGAGTTCCGGCATGCCGAGATCAGTCAGCACGACGTCGTACGGCCGCTCGAAGAAGGCACGCATCGCCTCGATGCCGTTGGAAACGATCGTCGCGTCGTAGCCCAACGCGTCGAGCTGGTCGCGCAGCAACGCCCGGCTTGCCGGATGATCCTCGGCGACGAGCACTTGCAGCGGTTCTTCGTCGTCGGCCTCAGCGTGCGCGTCGGTCTCCGCGCCCACTTCGGATGCCGCCTCCGCTTCATACGTGCGCGCAGTACCCTCGAACGCCCCAGGTTCCGGCGCATCGTCTCGCCAACCGGCCGGCGCTTCGGGCAGCGGCAACGCAGCCACGAAAACCGTGCCTTCGCCCAGACGGCTGTCGACACTCAACTCGCCACCCATCAGCGTCACGATGCGCCTGCACAGCGGCAGCCCGAGCCCCGTACCGCCGAAGCGCCGGTAGATCGACGCGTCGGTCTGGATATAGACGTCGAACAGGGTCGGCATGCTGTCTTCGGGAATGCCGATGCCCGTATCGCTGACGGCGATTTCGACGCCACGTCCGGCCGCGCCCGCCTGTGCAAGCCGCACGTCGATCGTCACGCCGCCGCGCTTCGTAAACTTGATCGCATTGCTGACGAGGTTCGAGACCAGTTGCCGCAGCCGTGTCGAATCGCCCACGTAACCGTCGGCGAGATCCGGGGCAATGCGGCATGCAAGCGTGAGGTTTTTCGCATCCGCGAGCGGGCGGAAGATCGCGGCCACGTCGTTCACGACACGATGCAGGTCGAACGGAATGCTTTCCAGCGCCATCTGGTTCGACTCGGCCTTGGACAGGTCGAGCACATCATTGATCACGCGCAGCAGCGCATCGGACGACGACATGATCGTCCCCAGCCTGCGCCGCAACGGCGCCGCCATCTGCGCGCGCTCCATCAGCTCCAGGTTACCGATGATCGCGTTGAGCGGCGTGCGGATCTCGTGGCTCATCGTTGCGAGGAACGTCGACTTCGCCTTGTTCGCGAGTTCGGCGGCTTCGCGCGCCTCGCGCAGTTTCTCCTCCGCCTGCTTGCGGGCCGTGATGTCGAGCAGCGTGCACAGCAGCACGTCGATGCCGCGATACTTGGTGCGCGCGATGTGTGCGTCGAGATAGACGGTGCCGTACCCCGCGCGCTCGACGGCCAGCTCTCGCGTGACGCGCTTACGTGCGTTGCCGGCGGGCGTGTCGTCCCGGTAAGCGTGCCACAGCCGCTTGCCGAGCGGCTCCCCTTCCACGTCCCGCTCATACGCGATCATCGCGTCGTTGCGCACGATCGCTTCGCCGTCGGCGAACGACAGCAGCACGAGCCCGGCAGGCGCCGTGCGGATCAGCGTCCGGTTGAGCGCCTCGCTTTCGATCAGGCGAATCGCTCGCCGATTCGCGGGACGCAGCGCTCGCCTGTCGAACATCACGATTGCAATCCACAGCAGCGCGATCGCGAAGAGCGCGGGTGCGACCGTCAAGCTCGCGCGCAAGGCTACGTCGCTCAGAACGGCACGCCATGAGATGGTCGCCATCACCACCTCGTCCGATCTCGGTACGCGGTCGCTGACGACGAAGTTCATGCCGACGCGATGTGCGGCCGCTCGCTCGCCGGCGTCGTGGCGCGCATGCTCGAGCGCACGGGACACCATCGCGCTGTCGGGTTGCCCGCCGAGCAGGAGATTGCCGCCTGAATCGACGAGCGCGTATTCCCTGCCGGCGCCCGGCGAGCGCAGTATCCCCTCTATCAGCGGCAGGCTGTTGATGACGAACCAGACGACCGGCCTGCCGTTCGCGCCACGCACCCATTGCACCATCCGCAGCACGGAGCGTCCGAGCACCGGATCGAATCGCCGGTCCAGCGCAATCGCGTTTCGACGAAC
It encodes:
- a CDS encoding hybrid sensor histidine kinase/response regulator yields the protein MPAKLKRLVSHATVAVRKPFEPGRVRRQQQFLLYGSGVAISVFILVCATLVLLLDVQESLERFRVEFTGRRAELVAEVEIMRALRNRYVEDMELQWASVAEDSPGLPGLLAGKHGKQTFVGRKGRIAIAAFADIPPAASANSRLPYLARYLDGVEVTGVLPPPQPADPGGSAYLIDPNGDFIVAAGHPLVKRALALPAGFDVRALVEQLLPTTNDTAVSTADAAVSTAPAVRRNAIALDRRFDPVLGRSVLRMVQWVRGANGRPVVWFVINSLPLIEGILRSPGAGREYALVDSGGNLLLGGQPDSAMVSRALEHARHDAGERAAAHRVGMNFVVSDRVPRSDEVVMATISWRAVLSDVALRASLTVAPALFAIALLWIAIVMFDRRALRPANRRAIRLIESEALNRTLIRTAPAGLVLLSFADGEAIVRNDAMIAYERDVEGEPLGKRLWHAYRDDTPAGNARKRVTRELAVERAGYGTVYLDAHIARTKYRGIDVLLCTLLDITARKQAEEKLREAREAAELANKAKSTFLATMSHEIRTPLNAIIGNLELMERAQMAAPLRRRLGTIMSSSDALLRVINDVLDLSKAESNQMALESIPFDLHRVVNDVAAIFRPLADAKNLTLACRIAPDLADGYVGDSTRLRQLVSNLVSNAIKFTKRGGVTIDVRLAQAGAAGRGVEIAVSDTGIGIPEDSMPTLFDVYIQTDASIYRRFGGTGLGLPLCRRIVTLMGGELSVDSRLGEGTVFVAALPLPEAPAGWRDDAPEPGAFEGTARTYEAEAASEVGAETDAHAEADDEEPLQVLVAEDHPASRALLRDQLDALGYDATIVSNGIEAMRAFFERPYDVVLTDLGMPELDGFALANFLREQGARVPVIAMTAHATDEDRRRCEQAGAVEVVLKPLSIETLDAALRRHAGRNTVSSAPGQPPIALAMTDEVRRALRDATLNSLAAIGDALASGDADTLRIELHSMRGGFALAGDVEARDACARAEHAMRDGGPEALERIWHSIEDAVRLALGRLSTDDEPGSRV